A single Cucumis melo cultivar AY chromosome 4, USDA_Cmelo_AY_1.0, whole genome shotgun sequence DNA region contains:
- the LOC103486844 gene encoding probable ADP-ribosylation factor GTPase-activating protein AGD14 isoform X1, producing the protein MGSRKEEERNERIIRGLMKLPPNRRCINCNGLGPQYVCTNFWTFVCMTCSGIHREFTHRVKSVSMAKFTFQEVEALQNGGNQRAREIYLKDWDFQRQRLPVNSNVEKIREFIKNVYVDRKYAGGRTSEKPPRDMQSLRIHEDETRRASSYHSYSQSPPYDYQYEDRKYGKQAASLTRKPGSDRGRYEGKVSGSVFSPGRLSDQTYDDRFANEGYASRVSDFSVSSGGDPFRSGAHSPNFQKDSGFSSPPFPCARDMLNDDTRHQISSMSAEANGHRDAYGISRPQRTMSSGSFGSIDSNSTSLKSYNSAGVTDGVLEPETIAHNNLDKMPTSQQSSVPGVSISLSFFEEPFAPKPVSAVTSSVDLFQSQASLPAPPVDLFQLSSASPSFCENQPQQRSPPPQSLQFFPETNPQHPATLDKMPLESAVPKNEGWATFDSPQTTSSVHSSVNVNAVKNPSNESAFGKLVPPSNEGALGKFDPFVSSSAVVQWPSTPNYSAYDPSLLASSQWHTNLPNAQVPAEVMSTDASWNAFEDAITDLSLQGGKQNTELQVPVQEFLPSSDGHLFFGVTEGERGTQMTSGKSTNPFDLPYDPDMEQTNMFLDMSSLQSALPNAQLPSSLVGGSQPWFSQNPAPFIPTAAQGGLSLMAGQAPGSQISNITPPESVASIGGNPFA; encoded by the exons ATGGGGAGTAGGAAGGAAGAGGAGCGGAACGAGAGGATAATTAGAGGCCTTATGAAGCTTCCACCAAATAGGAGATGTATTAACTGTAATGGCCTG GGCCCTCAGTATGTTTGTACAAACTTTTGGACTTTTGTTTGTATGACTTGCAGTGGAATACA TCGCGAGTTTACTCATCGAGTTAAGTCAGTATCGATGGCGAAGTTTACTTTCCAAGAAGTTGAAGCACTTCAAAATGGTGGGAACCAG CGAGCAAGGGAAATCTATTTAAAGGATTGGGACTTCCAAAGACAGCGATTGCCAGTTAACAG CAATGTCGAGAAAATTCGGGAATTTATAAAGAATGTATATGTTGATAGAAAATATGCTGGTGGAAGAACATCCGAGAAACCTCCTAGAGACATGCAG AGTCTAAGAATCCATGAAGATGAGACCAGACGAGCCAGTTCTTATCATTCTTACTCCCAAAGTCCACCTTATGATTATCAATATGAAGATAGGAAATATGGAAAACAAGCTGCTTCACTTACCAGGAAACCTGGTTCAGATAGAGGTCGATACGAGGGGAAAGTGTCTGGTTCAGTCTTTAGTCCTGGCCGCTTAAGTGACCAAACATATGATGACAGGTTTGCTAATGAGGGATATGCCTCGAGGGTTTCAGACTTTTCAGTCTCTAGTGGAGGTGACCCTTTCAGATCTGGTGCTCATTCACCAAATTTTCAGAAGGACTCCGGATTTAGTAGTCCACCTTTTCCTTGTGCTAGAGATATGCTTAATGATGATACAAGACATCAAATAAGTAGCATGTCCGCTGAGGCAAATGGCCATAGGGATGCATATGGAATCTCACGGCCACag AGAACGATGTCTTCCGGCAGCTTTGGTTCAATTGACAGCAACTCTACGTCTCTGAAGTCATATAATTCAGCTGGCGTAACGGATGGTGTGTTGGAACCCGAGACAATTGCACACAACAATCTAGATAAGATGCCTACTTCTCAGCAGTCATCTGTTCCTGGAGTTTCCATTAGTTTAAGTTTTTTTGAAGAACCATTTGCACCAAAACCCGTCTCCGCTGTAACTTCATCTGTTGACTTGTTCCAGTCACAGGCATCATTGCCTGCTCCACCAGTGGATTTGTTTCAGTTGTCATCTGCATCACCATCTTTTTGTGAAAATCAACCTCAACAACGGTCACCACCACCTCAATCCCTGCAATTTTTTCCTGAGACTAATCCACAGCATCCTGCAACATTGGATAAAATGCCATTAGAGTCGGCAGTCCCCAAAAATGAAGGATGGGCCACATTTGATTCACCTCAGACAACATCATCTGTTCATAGTTCCGTTAATGTTAATGCTGTCAAGAATCCCTCCAATGAAAGTGCTTTCGGAAAGCTTGTTCCTCCTTCTAATGAAGGTGCGTTGGGAAAGTTCGATCCTTTTGTATCTTCTAGTGCTGTTGTCCAGTGGCCGTCCACTCCAAATTACAGTGCTTATGATCCATCTTTATTAGCAAGTAGTCAATGGCATACTAATTTGCCTAATGCTCAAGTTCCAGCTGAAGTGATGAGCACTGAT GCGTCTTGGAATGCATTTGAAGATGCCATCACAGATCTCTCCCTACAGGGTGGTAAGCAAAATACCGAGCTTCAAGTTCCAGTTCAAGAGTTCCTGCCTTCTTCCGATGGACATTTGTTTTTTGGAGTTACAGAG GGAGAGAGAGGTACACAGATGACCAGTGGTAAATCGACAAACCCATTTGACCTTCCATATGATCCAGATATGGAGCAAACAAATATG TTTTTAGACATGAGCTCTTTGCAGTCTGCTCTCCCTAATGCACAATTGCCATCCTCCTTAGTTGGTGGTTCTCAACCATGGTTTTCTCAAAATCCAGCACCATTTATTCCAACTGCAGCACAAG GTGGCTTATCACTCATGGCTGGGCAAGCACCGGGCTCTCAAATATC GAACATTACTCCACCGGAATCTGTTGCTTCGATCGGAGGAAATCCTTTTGCTTAA
- the LOC103486845 gene encoding transcription factor MYB60-like, which produces MGRPPCCEKVGIKKGPWTPEEDIILVSYIQQHGPGNWRSVPTNTGLLRCSKSCRLRWTNYLRPGIKRGNFTPHEEGMIIHLQALLGNKWAAIASYLPQRTDNDIKNYWNTHLKKKLKKLNSAAVDPPEPPESAPSRFQSNDKVPAADSPSSLAGNRAATTYASSAENISRLLQAWMRSSPEESRRKIGGENSIAPATQQQQQQQQPKAEPDGRELVSGEEFDSILSFENLKSVNSWGKSSLGYRGKEEVNVGEKQRSENDEATAANATAPPLSFLEKWLFEEGAAGQVEEMMELSPVF; this is translated from the exons ATGGGAAGGCCTCCATGTTGTGAGAAAGTAGGGATAAAGAAAGGGCCATGGACTCCTGAAGAAGATATCATTCTTGTTTCTTACATTCAACAACATGGCCCTGGCAATTGGAGATCAGTTCCTACTAACACAG GATTGTTGCGTTGTAGCAAAAGTTGTAGACTTAGATGGACGAATTATCTTAGGCCAGGAATTAAAAGAGGCAATTTCACTCCTCATGAAGAAGGAATGATCATTCATCTTCAAGCTTTATTGGGTAACAA ATGGGCAGCGATAGCATCGTACCTTCCTCAAAGAACAGATAATGATATCAAAAATTATTGGAACACTCACTTGAAAAAGAAGCTTAAAAAATTGAATTCCGCCGCCGTCGACCCCCCGGAGCCGCCTGAATCCGCCCCCTCTCGCTTTCAATCCAATGATAAAGTTCCGGCTGCCGATTCACCGTCGTCGCTCGCCGGAAACAGAGCCGCCACCACTTACGCCTCAAGCGCCGAGAACATTTCCCGGCTTCTTCAAGCTTGGATGAGATCTTCACCGGAAGAATCTCGACGGAAAATCGGCGGTGAGAATTCTATAGCCCCCGCCacgcagcagcagcagcagcagcagcagccgAAGGCAGAGCCAGACGGCAGGGAGTTGGTTTCCGGTGAAGAATTTGATTCGATTTTATCGTTCGAGAATTTGAAGAGTGTGAATTCGTGGGGGAAATCGAGTTTGGGTTATAGGGGTAAAGAGGAAGTTAATGTTGGAGAGAAACAGAGATCAGAGAACGATGAGGCTACTGCGGCGAATGCGACGGCGCCGCCGCTATCGTTTCTTGAGAAGTGGCTGTTTGAAGAAGGCGCCGCCGGGCAAGTGGAAGAGATGATGGAGTTATCGCCGGTGTTCtag
- the LOC103486844 gene encoding probable ADP-ribosylation factor GTPase-activating protein AGD14 isoform X2 has protein sequence MAKFTFQEVEALQNGGNQRAREIYLKDWDFQRQRLPVNSNVEKIREFIKNVYVDRKYAGGRTSEKPPRDMQSLRIHEDETRRASSYHSYSQSPPYDYQYEDRKYGKQAASLTRKPGSDRGRYEGKVSGSVFSPGRLSDQTYDDRFANEGYASRVSDFSVSSGGDPFRSGAHSPNFQKDSGFSSPPFPCARDMLNDDTRHQISSMSAEANGHRDAYGISRPQRTMSSGSFGSIDSNSTSLKSYNSAGVTDGVLEPETIAHNNLDKMPTSQQSSVPGVSISLSFFEEPFAPKPVSAVTSSVDLFQSQASLPAPPVDLFQLSSASPSFCENQPQQRSPPPQSLQFFPETNPQHPATLDKMPLESAVPKNEGWATFDSPQTTSSVHSSVNVNAVKNPSNESAFGKLVPPSNEGALGKFDPFVSSSAVVQWPSTPNYSAYDPSLLASSQWHTNLPNAQVPAEVMSTDASWNAFEDAITDLSLQGGKQNTELQVPVQEFLPSSDGHLFFGVTEGERGTQMTSGKSTNPFDLPYDPDMEQTNMFLDMSSLQSALPNAQLPSSLVGGSQPWFSQNPAPFIPTAAQGGLSLMAGQAPGSQISNITPPESVASIGGNPFA, from the exons ATGGCGAAGTTTACTTTCCAAGAAGTTGAAGCACTTCAAAATGGTGGGAACCAG CGAGCAAGGGAAATCTATTTAAAGGATTGGGACTTCCAAAGACAGCGATTGCCAGTTAACAG CAATGTCGAGAAAATTCGGGAATTTATAAAGAATGTATATGTTGATAGAAAATATGCTGGTGGAAGAACATCCGAGAAACCTCCTAGAGACATGCAG AGTCTAAGAATCCATGAAGATGAGACCAGACGAGCCAGTTCTTATCATTCTTACTCCCAAAGTCCACCTTATGATTATCAATATGAAGATAGGAAATATGGAAAACAAGCTGCTTCACTTACCAGGAAACCTGGTTCAGATAGAGGTCGATACGAGGGGAAAGTGTCTGGTTCAGTCTTTAGTCCTGGCCGCTTAAGTGACCAAACATATGATGACAGGTTTGCTAATGAGGGATATGCCTCGAGGGTTTCAGACTTTTCAGTCTCTAGTGGAGGTGACCCTTTCAGATCTGGTGCTCATTCACCAAATTTTCAGAAGGACTCCGGATTTAGTAGTCCACCTTTTCCTTGTGCTAGAGATATGCTTAATGATGATACAAGACATCAAATAAGTAGCATGTCCGCTGAGGCAAATGGCCATAGGGATGCATATGGAATCTCACGGCCACag AGAACGATGTCTTCCGGCAGCTTTGGTTCAATTGACAGCAACTCTACGTCTCTGAAGTCATATAATTCAGCTGGCGTAACGGATGGTGTGTTGGAACCCGAGACAATTGCACACAACAATCTAGATAAGATGCCTACTTCTCAGCAGTCATCTGTTCCTGGAGTTTCCATTAGTTTAAGTTTTTTTGAAGAACCATTTGCACCAAAACCCGTCTCCGCTGTAACTTCATCTGTTGACTTGTTCCAGTCACAGGCATCATTGCCTGCTCCACCAGTGGATTTGTTTCAGTTGTCATCTGCATCACCATCTTTTTGTGAAAATCAACCTCAACAACGGTCACCACCACCTCAATCCCTGCAATTTTTTCCTGAGACTAATCCACAGCATCCTGCAACATTGGATAAAATGCCATTAGAGTCGGCAGTCCCCAAAAATGAAGGATGGGCCACATTTGATTCACCTCAGACAACATCATCTGTTCATAGTTCCGTTAATGTTAATGCTGTCAAGAATCCCTCCAATGAAAGTGCTTTCGGAAAGCTTGTTCCTCCTTCTAATGAAGGTGCGTTGGGAAAGTTCGATCCTTTTGTATCTTCTAGTGCTGTTGTCCAGTGGCCGTCCACTCCAAATTACAGTGCTTATGATCCATCTTTATTAGCAAGTAGTCAATGGCATACTAATTTGCCTAATGCTCAAGTTCCAGCTGAAGTGATGAGCACTGAT GCGTCTTGGAATGCATTTGAAGATGCCATCACAGATCTCTCCCTACAGGGTGGTAAGCAAAATACCGAGCTTCAAGTTCCAGTTCAAGAGTTCCTGCCTTCTTCCGATGGACATTTGTTTTTTGGAGTTACAGAG GGAGAGAGAGGTACACAGATGACCAGTGGTAAATCGACAAACCCATTTGACCTTCCATATGATCCAGATATGGAGCAAACAAATATG TTTTTAGACATGAGCTCTTTGCAGTCTGCTCTCCCTAATGCACAATTGCCATCCTCCTTAGTTGGTGGTTCTCAACCATGGTTTTCTCAAAATCCAGCACCATTTATTCCAACTGCAGCACAAG GTGGCTTATCACTCATGGCTGGGCAAGCACCGGGCTCTCAAATATC GAACATTACTCCACCGGAATCTGTTGCTTCGATCGGAGGAAATCCTTTTGCTTAA